The Malus domestica chromosome 13, GDT2T_hap1 genome includes a window with the following:
- the LOC103416454 gene encoding beta-glucuronosyltransferase GlcAT14A-like: MSSDRPPSTSLSEYLAMQNSTPSPPPQTPSPFLSSTPTTTSSAAIPILSIKDPKALLSIIIVFSIFALLLFLSSSSSSSSFSSSAASRHYRPDPFLFPNQQAHRIIYHDNNSSDPTPPSIAYLLSGSKGDLGRILRLLHAAYHPRNQYLLHLDRSASDSEREKLALRVQSLPIFRAAQNVHVIGNADFVYPTGSSAISFTLHGASILLRLSPNWDWFISLSVRDYPLITQDDLLHIMSFLPKDLNFVNHSSYIGWRESRRLRPIIVDPGLYLSEKTDMFYATQKRVLPNAYRLFTGSSFTILSRNFIEFCVVGIENLPRTLLMYFSNTPSALSNYFPTILCNSQQFNKTIINHNLVYANSDTPPREKPQPISSTGYDAMIQHGAAFATGLQLDDPILDRVDREILKRRRGKVVPGGWCLGGFANDTCSVWGDADILRPSPRARILERLLVRLLSNGTFLSHQCIDE; encoded by the exons ATGTCATCGGATCGTCCTCCATCCACCTCACTCTCAGAGTACCTAGCAATGCAAAACTCTACCCCATCGCCACCACCACAAACACCGTCTCCATTTCTCTCCTCCAcacccaccaccacctcctccgCTGCCATTCCCATCCTCTCAATCAAAGACCCCAAAGCCCTCCTCTCAATCATCATCGTCTTTTCCATTTTcgccctcctcctcttcctctcctcctcctcctcctcctcgtcaTTCTCCTCCTCCGCTGCCTCCCGCCATTATCGACCCGACCCATTTCTCTTTCCCAACCAGCAAGCCCACCGCATCATCTACCACGACAACAACTCCTCAGATCCCACGCCTCCCTCCATCGCCTACCTCTTATCCGGGTCAAAAGGGGACTTGGGTCGGATCCTGAGACTTCTCCACGCCGCCTACCACCCCAGAAACCAGTATCTCCTCCACCTCGACCGCTCTGCCTCCGATTCCGAGAGGGAAAAGTTGGCTCTCAGAGTCCAATCACTGCCCATTTTCAGAGCTGCCCAGAATGTCCATGTCATTGGTAATGCCGATTTTGTGTACCCAACTGGCTCTTCTGCTATCTCCTTTACGCTCCATGGCGCCTCGATACTGCTGCGTCTTTCGCCCAATTGGGATTGGTTTATCAGCCTCAGTGTTCGTGATTACCCACTAATCACACAAGATG ATCTTCTTCACATTATGTCATTCCTGCCGAAAGATCTAAACTTTGTGAACCATTCAAGTTATATCGGCTGGAGAGA GTCTAGGAGATTGAGACCGATAATTGTTGACCCGGGGCTTTATCTTTCGGAGAAAACTGACATGTTTTATGCTACACAGAAAAGGGTGTTGCCTAATGCTTACCGGTTGTTCACAG GTTCTTCTTTTACGATTCTAAGTcgtaatttcattgaattttgTGTTGTTGGTATTGAAAACCTGCCAAGGACTTTGTTGATGTACTTCTCAAACACACCTTCTGCTCTTTCGAATTACTTCCCCACCATTCTTTGCAACTCCCAGCAGTTCAATAAGACTATCATAAACCACAACTTGGTATATGCTAATTCCGACACACCCCCTAGAGAGAAGCCCCAGCCAATCAGTTCCACTGGTTATGATGCTATGATTCAGCATGGAGCTGCCTTTGCCACTGGACTTCAGTTAGACGATCCAATCCTTGACCGAGTGGACAGAGAAATTTTAAAACGCAGACGAGGAAAAGTTGTTCCTGGAGGCTGGTGTTTAGGTGGGTTTGCAAATGACACATGTTCAGTGTGGGGGGATGCTGATATTTTGAGGCCTAGTCCACGAGCAAGAATACTTGAGAGACTTTTAGTCAGATTGCTCTCAAATGGCACATTCCTGTCTCATCAATGCATAGACGAGTGA